The window TTTAATCGCTGTACGTTCCTCCCCCTCAATGATTATATCGGTAAAAGCGGGTATGCAAATCAAATCAACACCGCTCGGAGCTACAAATCCTCGTGCAATGGCTACTGCTTTTACTGCTTGGTTTAAAGCTCCTGCACCAATCGCCTGGAGTTCTGCTTTTCCACGTTCACGTAATACGCCTGCAAGCGCACCGGCAACAGAATTAGGATTGGATTTTGCTGCGACTTTTAGCACTTCCATTATAGGACCTCCCTGGGAATGATGAATGATACAGTATTAATCATATTCCGAGGGATTGTTCATCATACATGAAATCAAAACT is drawn from Paenibacillus sp. V4I7 and contains these coding sequences:
- a CDS encoding stage V sporulation protein S: MEVLKVAAKSNPNSVAGALAGVLRERGKAELQAIGAGALNQAVKAVAIARGFVAPSGVDLICIPAFTDIIIEGEERTAIKLIVEPR